AAGCTGCTGTAGTCCGAATAGCGGCTCGCGAAGTTGAGCGAGAGCGCTTCGGCCAGAGGCATGCCCTTCAGGATGGGGATGTTCAGCTCGGCGTAGGCTTCCTTGACGTTGTACTGACCTTGGGTGGTGTTGGCCGCCAGATCGGTCGAATAGCCGGATTGCTCGAACTGACCCGGACGATCGAAGCCATTGACTTCGCGACGCTCGACGCCGAACGCCACGCCGACATTGCCTGCCGGCAGCTTGAAGATTTCACCCGACGCATCGGCGGTGAAGCTCTTCACCGTCGAGCCGTAGGTACCTTGACCGGTGGACATCACATAGGCCAGCGCTTGCGGCGTCGAGGCCGAAGGACCGCCCATCATGTCGAACGGCACGCACTCGCTCAGAGGGATCGGCACGGCGGCGGTACCGCACTGAACCACACCCTGCGCATTCATGAACGAAGGGCCCAGGGCCTTCTTCAGGTTCAGCAGGTTGAGGTTGCCGGTGCTCAGCGTCGTGCCGCTGACGTTGCTGTAGTTGACGCCAGTGCTCCACGTCCAGGGCATGCCGGCGATGGTCACATCACCTTCGAGGTTTGCGTCCAGGTGCAGCGTGCGGTTGGCGTTGGCGGTCACACGCGGCACTTCGATCGTGCGGCGAGCGAAGTACAGCTGGCTGCCCGGAACCGGGTTGTAGTAGCTGTTGGCGTCAATGTAGACCGGGTACTTCAGCTGCGTGGTGCTGGTGACCGGGTAGCCGGCGATCTGGCGCTCGGAATCGCGCTTGGCGTACATCGCGGTCGAGTTGAGGCGCACGTCCGGCGCCACTTCGATCGAGCCCTTGGTGAACAGCGTCTTCAGTTCCGTCGGCGACTGGAACATCATCTGGCTGGACGAATTGAAGGTGTCGTTGTCCACCCCAGCGTAGGGGTGGTAGCTGCCGATCAGGTTCGAAGGCTGCCCCACGCCGTCACCCAGCGGGCCACCGGTGTGATTGAGCATGTAGCCATTGGTGCTGCCCAACAGGCCACCGCAACCGCCGGTCGACGCGACCGTGCAGATGCGCCCCCAGGGAGCGGCGCCATAGCCAGAGTTCTTGTGACCGGGTCCAAAACTGTAGGACGTGATCTCACGATCCTTCGCCCACACCGGCTCTTGCTTGGAATAGCTGAAGCCGAACATCAGCGACGCCTTGTCGTTACCGGCGCCGTAGCTCAGGCTGTAGTCTTCGGTACGGCCGTCACCCTTGTCGTTCTCGCCGACGTAAGCGCTGAACGTGCCGCCTTCCAGCGACTTCTTCAGGATGATGTTGACCACGCCGGCAATCGCGTCGGAGCCGTAGGTCGACGAAGCGCCATCCTTCAGCACTTCAATGCGGTCGATCATGGCCGACGGCACGGTCGACAGGTCGGTGTAACCGGCAACGGTGGAACTCCAGCGCTTGCCGTTGACCAGCACCAGCAGACGCTGCGCGCCCAGGTTGCGCAGGTTGATGTATTGGCCGCCCTGCTCACGGTTGGACGTCAGCACCGAACCCTTGGAGAAGGCAGGCGAACCTGCCGAAGACATCGAATTCAGAATGTCGCCGACCGTCACCAGACCGCTCTTCTGGATTTCCTCCTGCGTCATCTTGAAGACCGGCTGCGAGGTCTCGATGTCGATCTGGCGGATGCGCGAACCGGTGATTTCCACCCGTTCGATCTGTTGCGGTTGTGCGGCTTCCTGCGCGTGGACCAGGCCTGCCAGGCTGCCCAGAGCCAGAACGGCAGCCAGGGATATCTTGGAACGTTGATGCATGACTTCTCCGAAGGGGGAAATGCGTGTGGGGCGGTAAACCTCTGCGCTTGCTCGGCCGCTGACTGATCCAGGTCGGACGCGTCACACAACCTCGACAAAGGACGTGAGCGAAGCGATTGTGAGGAATGGCACCCCCCCTGACTTCCTCGGGAAACCATCTAAGCCGCGCCTACAAATTGAGGGCAGACGGAAACGTTTCGCAGCATTTCCAACATCGAAAAACGCGGTAACACATTGATTTCATTGGGAGAAATTTTTTCCGCACCGTTTACGTGCTGCGCATCCGGTGAACAAGTGTGTGCGCGCACATGTGGTGTGTAGACGCCCTTGACGTTGTTGCTCCCCAACATTCGGCACCCTCTTTCGTGCGATTTTTCCCAACTGCTTCGACTAGCGCCCAACGCCGGTCAGCTGTCACGCCTCTCTCACAACCCCCCTCGATGCGTTCTATTGGTGCAAAAGTCCGCTTTTGGTGCAGTCAAAGTTGACAGCTAGGCATTCATGAGGCGGACATGTATATGAATGCCGCCGCCGACCCGGTTGACCTGGATGTATGACGTATTGACGGAGGCCATCAGACCTGGTGACCTCGTGTTGCCGCAGGGCCACTTCGAACCATGACAAGTCACCAGGGATATCACTCAATTCAGGGTCGCGGAAACCCTAGCTTCGGCCCCCGGGAGGCGTGATTTTCCTGGCGTGACAAGCCTTTTCTCTCGTTGCGCAGTGATTCCGGCAGATGCACCAACCCTCAATTGGTAGGAACCCGCCCGCGCGTGTCGCAGTTGTTAACAAACACTCCTCAAACGTTTCCGTCGCAGCCGATCGAATCGTCCGTCCAGACATATCTCGGACGGATTGCAGAACAAGTACGGGCAACTGCGGCGGTGCCATCGTTATCCCTTCCGAGGAGTGCTCACATGTTCAAGCGTGGCTCGATCAGTACCGCCGTCCTGGCGTGTCTCGGCGTGTATTCCGGCGCCGTCCTGGCGCAGCAAGCCCCTGCACCTCAGCAAACCCTGGAACGGGTGGAGGTCACGGGCAGCCGGATCCTGTCGGTCAATGCCGAATCGCCGGCGCCGATCCAGGTGATCACGGCGGCGGAAATCGGCGCTTCCGGCGTGGCCAACCTGCAGGACCTGCTGCTGAAGAACCCGGTGTTTGGCACGCCCGGTATCAGCCGCACCAACTCCAACTTCTCCACCTCCAGCGCCGGTGTCGCCACCATCGACCTGCGCAACCTCGGGTCCAACCGCACCCTGGTGCTGGTGAACGGCCGCCGGTACGTGTCGGGCGTGCCCGGTGACAGCTCGGTCGACCTGAACAGCATTCCCACCGACTTCATCGAACGCGTCGAAGTGATGACCGGCGGCGCCTCGTCGACCTACGGCTCCGACGCGGTCGCGGGCGTGGTCAACATCATCCTCAAGCGCAACTTCCAGGGCATGATCCTGGACGCTCAGGTCGGCGAGAGCCAGGAAGGCGACGACAGGAAGAGGAAATTCAGCGCCACCTTCGGCATGAACGCCCCGGACAACCGCGGCAACCTC
The Roseateles amylovorans genome window above contains:
- a CDS encoding TonB-dependent receptor plug domain-containing protein is translated as MHQRSKISLAAVLALGSLAGLVHAQEAAQPQQIERVEITGSRIRQIDIETSQPVFKMTQEEIQKSGLVTVGDILNSMSSAGSPAFSKGSVLTSNREQGGQYINLRNLGAQRLLVLVNGKRWSSTVAGYTDLSTVPSAMIDRIEVLKDGASSTYGSDAIAGVVNIILKKSLEGGTFSAYVGENDKGDGRTEDYSLSYGAGNDKASLMFGFSYSKQEPVWAKDREITSYSFGPGHKNSGYGAAPWGRICTVASTGGCGGLLGSTNGYMLNHTGGPLGDGVGQPSNLIGSYHPYAGVDNDTFNSSSQMMFQSPTELKTLFTKGSIEVAPDVRLNSTAMYAKRDSERQIAGYPVTSTTQLKYPVYIDANSYYNPVPGSQLYFARRTIEVPRVTANANRTLHLDANLEGDVTIAGMPWTWSTGVNYSNVSGTTLSTGNLNLLNLKKALGPSFMNAQGVVQCGTAAVPIPLSECVPFDMMGGPSASTPQALAYVMSTGQGTYGSTVKSFTADASGEIFKLPAGNVGVAFGVERREVNGFDRPGQFEQSGYSTDLAANTTQGQYNVKEAYAELNIPILKGMPLAEALSLNFASRYSDYSSFGDTTNSKASFVWKPIKDLLTRGTYAQGFRAPTLGDTFGGGSQSYDSYLDPCDSSFGAVAGNNATAKAQCAAAGVSTTFRQKNQAGNNVPSGGAQTPYPFNSGVGNGTLTPEEATTRTLGLVYSPSYLSGLTASLDWYEVKVTNRIAAVSAAYVLNQCYVQGVQSFCNSIKRDSTGQITYLERGNQNLGELKTSGFDLGLNYRFPATRFGQFSFRSETSYVDSFKIKSSPTAAWANYTGEWAYNRIKSNMAVDWRLGAWSATWSARYLSGIRDRCWNNGQAAGATPVECSNPTGSTATVGTGLGYNQLGSIMYHDVSVGFKTPWKGQILVGANNVFDKQPRVTYLASSTYGGTSSAASVDPDMPIDRFMWVRYNQAF